The Arachis ipaensis cultivar K30076 chromosome B03, Araip1.1, whole genome shotgun sequence region ACTCGAATTCAAAAAATCTAAGTGAAAATAGAGAGATTATGTCATTTAAATTATGACTCGTTGGCATATTTGTATTATAACTTAGAGATGAGCTCTttgtataatatatattatatgataATGAGGTAAATATCAAATCGGTATCCGAAAGATTTTAACGCTGACAAAATGGTACTTGACttttgttattaacaaaataatccttaaaagattttaaaagttgACAAGTGTGTCCCCGAGCTCGCCGGAGCAAATCTCCAGCAAGCACAATCTTGACATGGCCACCGTATTTTGGTGACCTGGCAAGCCACCTCCCAAACCCTAATTCCTCCTTCCCTCCCTCAACACCACCATTCGCAGCAACAACAACCTTAACATCAATAGCAATAACAACCTCCACCACTCCCCCTCCCCAATGCACACTACCCCTCCCTCCCTCAACCCCACCACTCACAGCAACAACAATCTCAACATCAACAGCAACAGCAATCTCCACTACTCCACATTTCCCAACGCacactcctctctctctcctcaacACCATCACTTGCAGCAACAATAACCTCAACATCAATAGAATTGTCCCAGATCATGAATTGTCCCAACTTtttagattaatttataattcaaaaatattaataaCAATAAAACTCAGAGAAAGCAAACAAATTCATgtacaataatcaaaataaaataaagcttaaTACAGACACCACCGAAGCAAGAAGTAAATTTAGACAAGGTCAGAAGAAGAACACCAGAAACAGAGGAGGCAGGGCAGCAACTGGGGGCGAGCAGCAAGCAGATACGAGCAGCAACTGGCGGTGAGCAGCGAGCAGAGGTGATGGAGACGAGGCCGACGAAGAAGACAGACGACGCTGGCATACGCAGAAGACTCGACGACGAGATAGCGACAGTGCGGTGTCGGTGACACTAGTTCTGTAAGACTGAGAAGGTTGAGCTCCACTACCGTTTTGGAGGAGAGTGAGTTGAGAGTGTGAGACAATGCATTGGGAATGGGGAATTAGGGTTCAAAGGGGCAAGGGAAGGGAATTAGAGCTTAGAAACTGAGATTTTGGATTAGGGAGGAAAAAAGTGCATTGGAGACGGGAGATTAGGGTTAGGGAGGGAGGAGGGGGAGGAGAAGGATTAGGGTTGGAGAGGATTTTTGTCATGTCATCAAAACGTAGTGGCCATGTCAGCATTGTATTTGTCGGAGATGTACTCCGGCGAACTTGCGGGTAcgcttatcaaattttaaaatctttcaagagctattttgttaataacaaaaATCAAGTACTATTTTATTAGTGTCAAAATCTTTCGAATACCGATTTGATATTTACCTCTACGATAATATATGAGTATATGTTTCTTAAAAAATTCAATACTACCATAATGGCACTGAACGACACTATAATTTTAAAGCAAAATTTGACTTTCTAAAAATGGTTCTTCTATAAAATTAAAGGTAAAGTTAATATAGTATTCAACAAACGCTATTAGTATTAACATTTAACaataacttaaaacaaaatattAAGTCATAAACATTTAATATTTCACACAATTTAATacgtaaaatatttttaaaacagttAAAAATAACGTTAATAGGAATAACAAATACTTGTTTCTTTCACCAAATCATCATACttttaagtaaaaaataaatcaatacaaatacattatttataattttgattaaattttttaaCAATCATTCTAAACGTGTACAAAAAAATAGACACCAAATTAATTCTTACcataaaaatacatattaaaaatgagttaaataatatatatttatgaaTCTCGCTAGAGAGCCAATGAAAAATCTtgataatgtgtacaatgggttgATTATTTAGTTTAATAAAAATGAATAATAACTTCAAAAATTCTCATTTAATTATTtcacatcaaatttcaaatttcaaattctccaatttcaaattttaaatttttaaaaaattccgtTAGTCATTTCACCGATAATCATCTCATTTCACCGTCGCTACCACACGCCACTCACCCTTAGTAAAAATAGCCATCCACTTAAggacctaatgaattgaacatctaacatatttcaattatatataactaaaccaAATCCAAGCAAAATAATCatctatataaaaattaaaataactatccgcatacctactaaaatgaccatcaTAAATTGATcattcaaatagaagaagaagatgatgaataaaCAGACGAAACAACTATTGGGGTGAAACATAGTTTTAAAAGACTAGGCATGACGAAAGCGGCACTGTTGTGAAGCATAGGGCTCAAATCTCAAAGAAGCTAACCATGCTTGGATCCGAAGAAGAAGAGCATGGTATCATCGATGAGAAGAGGCTTGAAGGAATGGGAGAAAGTGAATTCGGTTCGGAAGAGAGAAGCGCGAAAAAGCGGCAACAACGTTAGGCTGAGCGTCGGAGGGCGAGACGCGTGGAGCTGACCAGCAGAGGTGAGGACAGTGTCGGTGGGAGGATGCGGTGGCGTCGGTATAGCAAGTGATGCGAGGTGAGGATCAGAAAAGATGACTGTGAGTTTTGAACGTGTATATGAAGTTACAGTAAGATTAGGAATAACCGTGAATAGATTTAAATACTAattctaatttttcaaattttaaaatttaaaattaaataatttattaataatttaattatatatattatatattatatataattttatttttccccCTTCGTTTTTCCACTTATCACAGAAATTCGCAAACGCTTGTCTCTGTCTTCACAAACCCAAACTCAAACCCAAACCCAACCCGAAGCTTTTATCTCTCTATCTTgttttctcttcttcctttctctctctttctctctcgctCATACCTATCGCTTTCTATCTTTCTCTCTGGTTTTCGATTTAGGGCTCACGAACTCGCTCTTTGACTCAGAACCTTCTTGCAGCTCCGATCTGCTCCTTGAGGTATCGCCGAGTCGACTCGTTCGCAGCTTCGATCTACTGTGCTCTCTCTTACAACTCCTTCATTTCATTCTCTTAGAAGTTAGATCTTCGCGTTTGCGCTACTCATCATTTTTACTGTTTTAGATCTTACGGTTCCAGTGCTTAAGCTTCGAATTTAATTTTCTGCTATTAATGCTAATTCTTGTTCGTGCAACTGAAGCTATTTGTCGTCAATTGAACTGTCGTTtggtttatttttgttttcaatttaagATGTGAGATGATAGAGGAATCTGCAATTTGGATGATGTCTGATTAATGTGCATTTGGAAGTGTGTTTTTAGCTTGCGAGCTTGGTTTAAGTGTTTTAGGTTAGGAATCTGGCGGATTTTCTTGGTTTTAATGTGTGTTCATTCAACACTGTCATTTCTTTTATGTATTGTTACTTTTCAGTGTTGCCACGTGTTTGGTTAAGTCATTGTTCTTGATTCTTTATTTTCTAGTATGACAGTCCTGTGTTGATAAttagttttaagttttaactGTGGTTTCTGCTTCAGTAAGTTATTGGTGTCTCCTATGGACAAATATAGAGTTTGCTCATTCTTACGAGTTATTGTTTTTATCCTCTATAGGTTGTGTTGATTTGTTGCAAGGAAAACGCTCTTCAGGTTGGTGTTCAAGGGGGAGGACTCAGGAAAGGGATGACTTATAGTTTGGCCTGTTGAAATTCGAGCAATGTCAGGGCTACTTAATGTATTCCCTTATACCTTGAAATGCTTCCCATTTTGTTCTTTGTCATTTGGAGAAGATTTTCAAtttttgttctttccctttttattaCTTTGCATTGTCATGGCTACCAGATCTTTTTACTATAATTTTCTCGGATAGTTTGAATAACTGCTTGTTTGGTTGCATTAGGAAAACTAGGGTTTTTCTATTAGGAATTGACCAGACAGACTATTAGCTGGCTTATACTGGGGATTAACTTCTGTTACTTAATGAGTGTTAGAACTTAGTCGCTTTCTTGTATGCATGTTGTTTAGCTTGAAGGTGCTTAAATTCCAGTCTAGTACAGTTTCCCTAGGATGTTGGTTCCCATGtcttgattttattccttttactACATGTCTATCACAAAAGTAAATTTTAACTGAGATTTCCTTGCAGTCTTCTCTGAACGGTTCTGCTTCAAATCTTCCAGATGGTGCTGGGAGGTCTTTTGCTACTTCATTCTCTGGTCAGTCTGGTGCAGCCTCCCCTGTCTTTCATCATACTGGTGGGGAGCTTTTGCTGGCATTAATTCATTTTCTCGTCCCATTTAGTTGTATAATTGCTAGGTTCTTGGTGCAGGATCCCTTCAAGGACTGCACAATATTCATGGGAGCTTTAATGTACCCAACATGCCTGGTACACTCACATCAAGAAACTCAACAATAAATAGTGTCCCATCCGGTGGTGTTCAGCAACAAACAGGTAGCCTTTCTAGTGGAAGGTTTGGTTCCAACAATCTGCCTGTTGCATTATCTCAGGTATTTGTTATGTCATCTGTTTGTTTCTTTACACTATAGATTGGTAGAGTAGTTAATAGAATATTGTGCATAATATCAACTCTTCTTCCTATCATCCTTTTCCTACTGTTACATAATTTATCAGGGGTTCATTTATCTCAATTAAATTTTGCAGCTATCTCATGGAAGTGCCCATGGACACTCGGGAGTTGCCAATAGAGGAGGTATAAATGTTGTAGGAAACCCTGGATTTAGTAGTAGCACAAATGGAGTTGGAGGTTCTATTCCTGGGATTCTTCCAACATCCGCTGCAATTGGTAACCGAAATGCTGTTCCAGGATTGGGAGTATCCCAAATTTTGGGAAATGCAGGTCCTCGAATCACAAGTTCTGTGGGAAACATGGTTGGAGGGGGGAACCTTGGAAGGACTGGTGGAGGATTGTCTGTACCTGGTCTCACATCCCGTCATTTGAGTGCAAACAGTGGATCTGCTGGCTTAGGAGTACAGGGACAGAATCGATTGATGAGTGGTGTGCTTCCACAAGGTACGTATTTTTATGGATGTCCATTATAATGGTGTTGAAGCAATACTTATCCACAAAGATGTTCTCATGCAGTGACCCCTGTCCCCTAATTGCATTTGCTTTGTGCATGATGAGTGTCCAAGTGCAGCCATATAGAAGATgactttattttctgtttgcaTTGGTTCAGCTTGTCCAACTAGTTGGCCTTCTTCTATGCAACCACATTGTTCGCTTCCACATGTTGAAAACTGTTAAAGAACTGCTGGTTGTTTTAGATTTGTATATAATATGCTTGATGAAATcatttatatttgtttttatgCATGTTGAATGCATAAATATTTTTCCTATGATTGATACTCATTTGAGCTTACCATAGGTTTTGAAGTATTTCTTTAGTGGTGACAAGAGCTTCTTGATTCAGGATCTCCGCAGGTGATTTCAATGCTAGGGAACTCTTATCCCAATGCTGGTGGTCCACTTTCACAAAGCCATGTTATGGGTATGTTGAATGATGTAAACTCGAGTGATAATTCTCCTTTTGACATGAATGACTTCCCTCAACTGACTAGTCGACCTAGTTCTGCTGGAGGGCCTCAAGGACAATTGGGTATGCAAACGAAAATTTTCCTTTGCATTTGAGACATTTGTCCACTTTCTTTTATGATGATTTATTGTACAAACATGTCTCAGGTTCTTTACGGAAGCAGGGTCTTAGTCCCATCGTTCAACAAAACCAAGAGTTTAGTATTCAAAATGAAGATTTCCCAGCTTTGCCAGGATTCAAAGGTGTAGTAACTGGAGAAGATATGTGACCTGATTGGCTGTTGTGCATTTCTTTCTAGCAATTTTGGCTGTTTTATGTTATCAAATAGTTTTTTTGTATAGTTGCATTATGATTTGTTGTTTAAAGAGTCTCTTCTTAGAGAGTTGAGTTATAgactgaattatgcactttctctTTTGAAAAGTTTGATGGATTTACGTGCATATCTACCTTAGTTCCTTTGGTGCTTGGTTTTATTGCTTTGTTTATTATATTCTGACATTATAAGTCGTGTAAGGTGTTAAATAAGCATATGGTTTCCTGGTTTGTATCTCATCAAGTGATTAAATGATCGGTTATAGATCTAGTGAGGATGCTAAAATGTCTCGTAAATGACAACTTAGTGATTCTCCTTAAGACGAATTCGTGATGCCACACTGTTGGAGCTTTGATTGCTTTGATTAAATGACAACTTAGTGATTCTCCTTATTTTTGGTTACCTTAGTTCGCAGATCTTTAATTCAGTAaccatattatattatttatttttacaggTGGCAATGCTGATTATGCTATGGATATGCACCAGAAAGAACAGCTTCATGACAATGCTGTACCAATGATGCAATCTCAACATTTCCCGGTGAGTTGCATGTTTAAAGACTAAGaaatctttatatatatatatatatattcctcaCTTATTATTCTATCCTTGTAATATGCAGATGGGGAGGTCTGCTGGTTTTAGCTTGGGGGGAACATATTCATCACATCGtacacaacagcaacaacaacatgcTCCTTCGGTGAGTAGTGGTGGTGTCTCATTTTCATCTGTAAACAACCAGGATCTTCTCCATCTACATGGATCAGATATTTTTCCATCTACACATTCAACTTATCATTCGCAGGTCTGCATGCTCTCTAAATTGCTGTTGTAATGAATAAGCCTCGTTCTTTCTCTAGTTTGCTTGACTTTAATATTCATTCTGAAGCAAGATTTCAGCCATCCTAACCACTTCTGGATTGGTTCTAGGCAAGTGGACCTCCTGGGATTGGATTAAGGCCACTAAATTCTCCAAATACAGTCTCTAGTATGGGTCAGTATGACCAGATCCTCCAGCAGTATCAACAGCACCAGAATCAGTCGCAGTTCCGCCTTCAAATGTCAGCCGTAAATCAGTCGTTTCGGGATCAGGGCATGAAAGCTATGCAAACTGCACAATCCACACCAGATCCATTTGGTTTGCTTGGCTTGTTAAGTGTGATCAGGATGAGTGATCCAGACTTGACATCTCTTGCACTTGGAATTGATCTTACTACACTTGGATTAAATTTGAATTCATCGGAAAATCTACACAAGACGTTTGGGTCTCCATGGTCTGATGAACCTGCAAAGGGTGATCCAGAGTTTAATGTGCCACAATGTTATTACGCAAAGCAGCCCCCTGCTTTACATGTGAGGTTTTTAAATTATGCTATTGAATCGATTTCTTTATTTGCAAATCCTTCATTAGGCTTACTGCTTATTGCATGATGCAGCAAGGTTACTTTTCAAAGTTTTCGGTGGAAACATTGTTTTACATATTCTACAGGTTTGCAATTACATCTTACTCGGTTTCTAATTGGCTTGCTTAGTATTATAATTAACCACTTTTTTTTCTTGGTTGCAGCATGCCCAAAGACGAAGCACAATTATATGCTGCAAATGAGCTGTATGCACATACCCTCCAATTCatcctttttttgttatttatattttattttctgtggTTAGGGCTTATTTCCCAATTATGTTGGGATTGTTACAATTTGGGAGCAATTAATGGTTAATTCAGTCAATACTTGCTAACCTTTCTTTGTTAATCAGTCACGGAGTTTGAGTATTCCTACTGCAAAACGTATATTGGCAGGAACTCCTGAATTAAAATCTAAATTGTTTTCCTCTGATCAATAATTTCTAACAAGGTAGGTGGTTGTTGCTTTCAGGCACAATAGAGGTTGGTATTATCACAAAGAGAATCGTTTCTGGTTTATAAGAGTTCCCAACATGGAGCCCCTTGTTAAAACGAACACATACGAGAGAGGATCTTATCACTGTTTCGATCCAAACACATTTGAAACTGTTCGCAAGGTTAGCTTTATACATAATAGTATTCGTAGTGTTCTTAAAACTATTTCTCGTGTTCCAATGTTTAATTGTTTTCCTTTTATCCCTGGCCtctaatgaaaaaaaaatcctTGCAGGATAACTTTGTTCTACATTATGAAATGTTGGAAAAGAGACCGCCTCTACCACAGCATTGAGTAGGAATCAGAACCTTTATTGTAGAGTTTCAACTGTAAATTTTCATTCTGGATTTTAATTCCTCAGAAAGTCATTAGCATAAGTATTCCTTTAGTTTGGGCTTTCTCGTACTATATGTCGCTTGAGTGATCCAAGCATTTCATCTTTAACTGCCCCAATTTGAACAAAAGAATTATGATACATAGGTATTTCGATAACCTAGTTATCTGACGGATTTTGTCTGCCCCCTAGCTCCAATGCACAGAAAAGAAAAGCACCTTTGTCAATATTTGATATGGTTCCTAGGAATTATGCTTCAGAGTTCACAGCTAGCTGAATAATGATTTAATTAATCTTAACTTGTTAGGATATCTCAATCTGACCAGTCAAAGACTAATCTGTTGCGAATTAGAATTTCATTTAAGAGTTTGTTTTTGGCCAATGATTTGTGTGTACAAAGTGGAAGTTGATTATAGGATTGTTTAATTTTGCAAATTTACGCTCCCATTGCATGACATAATTTGCCCTTTCCCCTGTTCGATTGTAGTTGGGTTTACATCATACTCATCGGAGTGGTAAAAGTATTTATTTCATTTCGGATTATATAGCTCTTTCGGCTTTCATATTAAATCAATTAGAATATTGCTTGATATTTTAAGTGATCTAATCCATAACAAATGGGTATGAAAAATTGTCTTTAGGTTCCAAATTATTTGGTAGTATATCAATGAGGCTCTGGCTCAGAATATCTAAAGTTTGTTAAGCAGAAATTTAAGTATGGAAAACACCCGAGTATCGAACTTTATGCGGGATGAATTAGTAAAAATGATCTTTGTACTGTCtaaaataaaattgtaaaaattcTCTAGTCTACACAATTGTCATAAGCTTTCACTTAAGGAACTAGACATCACTGAATAATTGTTGTGTGAAATGCATCCCTGCTTGATTGAGGTGTGATATGTTATTTATGAAGATTGTTGTGTGTTGGTCAAAACTAAGCTTTTGAGATCCCACATTTGACTCTCCAGAAGTTCCCTTTTACTCAAAATTCTATCAGATGCACAATCGTCTTCCTATAAAACATGGGGGCGAAAACATGGTAATTTACAATGTATACATTTTCCAATTATTCAGTGATATTGAAATTAGGTGATcataatattaaaagaaaaacgaATATTTTGCTTCTTCATGATTGCCGGCATGGTCGGCTTTTCAGAGTAAAGTTAACTGAGTAAGTGGTTTCTGTTTCTACTTTTTAAAGATAAAAGATTCTATTAAAAACGTTTGTGCAAAGAGTTCATTAAAAGGATGAAAACTAGAATTCTTATCTAGCTTTTTTGAAATGTCGATGAAAATTTAAGTTTTTTCCTAACAAGCAGGACATTTGTTAAGAAACCAAGAATGCAAAGGTTTTTACTTATTACagataaaaatttatatacatatattattctacgaaatttaaaatcttaaccttttcaataaaaaaaatttcctcCCTTAGTTTACTTACTAATTTGAACTAAGTTCATTTAGTGGGGACAACTATTTTAAATGAACTCAGCCAATAGATGTACAAAATGCAACATGCAAGCAAGCTTGATAAGTAATACTCACATCACCAGGTGCAGCTGATAACAGTGCTAAGAGAGTCACTGTAGCAGCTTGATAATCCGTCAATACCTTGTGTGCTGACTCATCGAGCTTATCCTGAAAGGTTTTAAGACGTGAAAAAATAAATCTCCGAAGACTTTTGAAATATGATAATGTAAAATATTATATGATTGCATGAAATACAGTCCTGCCAAAGGTGCCAAAATTTGTCTATATTACCATCATAGATACAATCATACAATCTAAATAAGCCTAAAATATTCATATTCAGTGTGATGTTAACCCACAGAGAGAGAACATACCTTCAATTGGGAAATAGCAACAGAGATCGCCCTTCCAGGGGCTTGAAGAGCTTTATGGTAAACCTGTACAAAAGTGGAAGAAAACAGTAAGGAGATGGGAGGCTTCAGAAAGAGAGAGGGGGTGTGGAAGCAACCAAAGTTACCTGGATATAAAGTAATGACACAACTTTTGGCAGAAGGGATACAGGGTCAGTCTCAGCAGAAACTTGGGATGTTAATTCCTGATATTCAATAACAAAAGTTAATGGTAGGCCAACTCTGATAAATATTTTCCCCTGATTGGAAATTTGTTCCTCAGGACttaaattagaattttccttTGAGCTGAAAAGAACTTATTCATAAATATTTTGGGTAATTTTCAGTTGATCTACCAATCTGATATTTAATACATTACCAGTGTTATTGACAGTATATTTGTGAATCTAGTAGCTTCAAACAAATTCTGATAAAGCTTTATGCGGGTGAAAGCATAAATACCTTACGATATGAATGTAAAAGTGTTCTTTCGAGTTTCTTGTCGAGTCTTTTCAAAGGCAATGCACTGAGGGAAAAAAAGAATATTCAAGATCAAATCACATTGCAAGGCTTGAATCACTACAGAAGCACTGGAGGTCAAATCATTCCTGAAGCTCAACAAAATAATAGACACATTACCTCTCTTCAGTTACTGCTCTAAATgcgtccatgaatacttcaacaTTCTGTTTTGAACATTCAAATTCAACTTCTAATTATACTGTTCACAAATCAGAGAGGATAATAGTTTTGATGCTTAAGAAAAACGATATTTTCACCCAACTGGTTGCAACTGTAAATTGAAAAATGGTTGACAATGAATTACATAAACCTTAACAACAAGATTTGTTGCAAAATTAGAAATGCCAACCTTTCCCTCCAATGCTTCTACAACAGCAAGAGCCTTATTTGCAAGAGGTCTAGGAAAACTCTTGGACTACAAAAGGAAATAATAAACAAAATGTAAGTACTCATTCTATGGCTCCTGCTAATGCTCAGCAGCAAACACAATACCAATACAGACGTTGATGCAAATAACATCTTATTCTTACAATTGCAACTCTGTCTCCAGGACTAACTGAAATAGATTCAGAACTTGGAGCCTCCTGAACCTCAACACCATTCTTCAATTTGTTGTGTTCATCCTGCAGATGATGAATctattgctttagaccatattaAACCCTCAAGATATATATTACGTTTACAAACAGTTCATTGTGTAGAATTACCAGATCATGAAGAAGCATATCCACCATAGGAGCTGCTACTGTTCTTAGTAAATGCCTATGTAAAACAACCTGCCATCATTTACATGTCAATTTGCACATTTCAACAATGAAAACAGAAGAATTGAACTTCTAAAAAACATAACAGAACTTACAGAAGTTGATTGATCATCTTCAAACAATTCCAAGGCTTTTTCATAGAGCTGCATGTTTAAGAAAGACTGCCACCAGGGAAACACAGAAAAAACAATTAAGATAGTAAACTGTATGTATAAAAGACCACAGAAGTTGTGTTTGTGCCACTTTAGCAAACCTCATCAAGTTTCTTCTGCAAATTATCAAGCAATCGTTTCATTCTGTCTGCATTTTCTGTTAGTAATGCCTTCCTTTTCTCCATCCAAGAACTGATTATTGTAGGCCTTAATTTGTTAGCCAAAGGCTCAAGAATTGTTTCAGGATCATCTAGACCTGTCAAATTTATAGCACTGCATTTGAGAATACAGAATAACTTGTATAGGAAGAAAGGAAAGATTTGAAGTCAGAATCAACAGACCTTGTTCTTCAAACTCGGGAAACAGGGTAGTAATTTTCTGCACGATCCATTCTTCTGAGGGACTACTAAGATGGTCGTCCTTCATTTTAACTGATTCTTTCCTTGAACCTGACTTTGAATCTGATGTTTGTGACGATGTATCCTTGCTCTTTCTCTGGTTTTTCTTAGATTTTGTGGATGCCTGTTCCTGGTTATCTGGACCACTTTCAGATAGATTTGCTGCTGCATTTCCAGTGGctttccccttttttttcttgGACCCTTTATCAGAATGCTTGTTGGCCCCAGCATCACTTGCCATTTCATTGGACTCGTTCAACCTTCCTGAATCGTATCCTTTTGCTTCATTGGTTACTTGTAGATCATCAGACATCTTAGAGCCAAAAGACCCTGAAACGCCTAATGTCTCCAACTCTTTCACCACGCGATCACATATGTCCTATAGAAAGGAAAAAATGGCACCAGGAAACCAATGAGAAAAATAGCAGCAGATAGTGATCTTTTATTCATCAGTACCTTTTTATTACTTATATTAATCACCATACCTTCATAAAGCTGCTGCTTAATACATAAAATTCTCCAAAAATGTGCGCTTTATTAGACTGCAAGGTAAATTATGTTTATCAACAGATGAGGGGAGCATAAATTTTACGATGTAGATTGTAATCAAACTCAAATATTACCTTGAGAGCCAATTGAACAGATTGACAGAGGGACAGCATTTTAGCTGCATCTTGAGGTGTGAAAGATGAGGGCAACAAGGAAAGAGAATCACTCCTGCGACACTGTTATGTCAGGACACAAGGAACAAACATGACTTGCTATAAAGGTACACAAGGAACATAATAAGGACCTTACCAACTACCACGTTCAATAGCATCCTCAGTAGCAGCATCTAACATGTCAATCATAGATTGGTGAACAAATGTTGTGACTAGAGGTTTTCCTTCAGGATATCTGGACTAAATTGGATTGCACAAACTTAGACTTCATCACATAAGCTAGGCAAACAAATGGTATAATATAAGATATTCATGTAACATATGTTATATCCTATACACTGCATGGTATTTTTAGATTCAgataaaatctttaaaaatacgaaaacaaaaatattttcataaataaaataaaataacaaactaCGAGCAACATGATAATTAATTCAAAAGAACTTCAATTTGTGAAGATAAATAAAGAATGACATGTGTCAGTCTTTAAGGGACAGCAGACTAAGAGATTAAGGCACTATAAAGAGTGTATACTTTAACTCAATAAACAGGAGTGGGTGCATGATCATTGTATTCTTTATTTGGAAAAAAGAATTGAAATGGTGACAAGTTGCTTACCTGCAAGAACTGAATGGGCTGTGGGATTCCAAGTTTGTGCAGAACCTCATAGCTGATAAAAGAATTCTAAAGCATGCAATGAAAGGCAGCACAACATGAACGATAAAGACAAAGAATACAACTGGAAAAGATTATACAGCCATCTAGCTCAGATGATGTactataaatataaaaaagattGAATATGGTCAACAAAACAGAGTAATGAGAAGTGAGTCATACCTGTGAAAAAAATGAATCCACAGATTCCTTCTGAGCAATGGCAAACACCTGTAATGTGATGTAAGAAGTGAAAACCATAATAAATTCCCTTAACGTTTGAAAGAGGAACTAAGTTATTAGCACCAACGTAGATAGCAGAGCAATTTAATACTACCACGTTGGACACTGTCAATCAGAGGATTAAGAGTAAAAACTGGAAATGCA contains the following coding sequences:
- the LOC107629153 gene encoding probable NOT transcription complex subunit VIP2 isoform X4, yielding MSGLLNSSLNGSASNLPDGAGRSFATSFSGSLQGLHNIHGSFNVPNMPGTLTSRNSTINSVPSGGVQQQTGSLSSGRFGSNNLPVALSQLSHGSAHGHSGVANRGGLGVSQILGNAGPRITSSVGNMVGGGNLGRTGGGLSVPGLTSRHLSANSGSAGLGVQGQNRLMSGVLPQGSPQVISMLGNSYPNAGGPLSQSHVMGMLNDVNSSDNSPFDMNDFPQLTSRPSSAGGPQGQLGSLRKQGLSPIVQQNQEFSIQNEDFPALPGFKGGNADYAMDMHQKEQLHDNAVPMMQSQHFPMGRSAGFSLGGTYSSHRTQQQQQHAPSVSSGGVSFSSVNNQDLLHLHGSDIFPSTHSTYHSQASGPPGIGLRPLNSPNTVSSMGQYDQILQQYQQHQNQSQFRLQMSAVNQSFRDQGMKAMQTAQSTPDPFGLLGLLSVIRMSDPDLTSLALGIDLTTLGLNLNSSENLHKTFGSPWSDEPAKGDPEFNVPQCYYAKQPPALHQGYFSKFSVETLFYIFYSMPKDEAQLYAANELHNRGWYYHKENRFWFIRVPNMEPLVKTNTYERGSYHCFDPNTFETVRKDNFVLHYEMLEKRPPLPQH